A single region of the Oreochromis niloticus isolate F11D_XX linkage group LG19, O_niloticus_UMD_NMBU, whole genome shotgun sequence genome encodes:
- the ap5s1 gene encoding AP-5 complex subunit sigma-1, translating into MVRCFLIHTVCPVSALSAGESRVLYSRVFGPDDGVLSERHRELSPEERRLLQKEKVAAVARQVRSAVSLSREASGRLIVETMPGEENLALQDADCGVVRLRAGDPFSEETSALWLGVQSLGFTLVCEPHENLLLAEGTLRNLTRHCLEHLHMLGQGSEVLLKSNRIDVLLSRLLPHGQLLFLNHRFAQSLEKEVAAYMAK; encoded by the exons ATGGTTCGGTGTTTCCTCATCCACACCGTGTGCCCGGTGAGTGCTCTGTCTGCCGGGGAGAGCCGTGTTCTTTACTCCCGGGTTTTCGGTCCAGATGACGGAGTCCTGTCCGAGCGGCACCGAGAGCTCAGCCCGGAGGAAAGAAGGCTCCTGCAGAAGGAGAAGGTGGCCGCAGTAGCCAG ACAAGTCCGGAGTGCTGTCTCTCTGTCCCGGGAAGCCTCGGGTCGGCTGATAGTGGAGACGATGCCGGGCGAAGAGAATCTGGCCCTGCAGGACGCCGACTGTGGCGTGGTGCGGCTCAGAGCCGGAGACCCCTTCTCTGAGGAGACGAGCGCTCTGTGGCTGGGGGTTCAGAGTCTGGGCTTCACGCTCGTCTGTGAGCCCCACGAgaacctgctgctggctgagggaACACTGCGCAACCTGACCCGCCACTGCCTGGAGCACCTGCACATGCTGGGGCAAGGGAGCGAG GTCCTGTTGAAGAGCAACCGGATCGACGTCCTGCTCAGTCGCCTGCTTCCTCACGGGCAGCTGCTCTTCCTCAACCACCGCTTTGCCCAGAGTTTGGAAAAGGAAGTAGCGGCTTATATGGCCAAATAA